A genomic region of Zea mays cultivar B73 chromosome 6, Zm-B73-REFERENCE-NAM-5.0, whole genome shotgun sequence contains the following coding sequences:
- the LOC103629688 gene encoding fasciclin-like arabinogalactan protein 14 — MMAPTTSLLALVFLFLLPAAAVAAPPATGDAAAFNVTEILSRYPEFKLFNLLLSKTRVAREVNRRSAVTVLVPDNSAVDWLLRRSARLPRAALVELVSVHVALDYIDAAKLAALPRSGQPAVVTTLFQTTGAALNRTGFLNVTAVGRAGAVFVSAAPGSLVSATFRRAVTARPYNISVLQISNFVVPPGVITRPRPPLPSPPAPRMRQMAIAPSPAPTLASLRPSPTTLPSSEGDAAEAPDTTAEAPTPSHGHVAEVTSWWIGAAVGVASMLGYL; from the coding sequence ATGATGGCTCCTACCACCTCCTTGCTCGCGCTCGTGTTCCTCTTCCTCctgcccgccgccgccgtcgccgccccaCCGGCTACCGGCGACGCCGCCGCCTTCAACGTGACGGAGATCCTCAGCCGGTACCCGGAGTTCAAGCTCTTCAACCTCCTCCTCAGCAAGACCCGCGTCGCGCGCGAGGTGAACCGCCGGAGCGCCGTCACCGTGCTGGTCCCGGACAACTCGGCGGTGGACTGGCTCCTGCGCCGCAGCGCCAGGCTGCCGCGCGCCGCGCTCGTGGAGCTTGTCTCCGTCCACGTTGCGCTCGACTACATCGACGCGGCCaagctggccgcgctgccccggAGCGGCCAGCCCGCCGTGGTCACCACGCTGTTCCAGACCACGGGGGCCGCGCTGAACCGCACGGGGTTCCTGAACGTCACCGCAGTAGGGCGCGCCGGCGCTGTCTTCGTATCGGCCGCGCCCGGGTCGCTGGTCAGCGCCACGTTCAGGAGGGCGGTGACCGCCCGGCCGTACAACATATCGGTGCTCCAGATCAGCAACTTCGTCGTGCCGCCGGGCGTCATCACCAGGCCGCGGCcgccgctgccgtcgccgcccGCGCCGAGGATGAGGCAGATGGCCATCGCGCCCAGCCCTGCGCCGACGTTAGCTTCGTTGAGGCCATCTCCGACGACGCTACCGTCCTCGGAGGGCGATGCCGCGGAGGCTCCGGACACTACTGCTGAAGCGCCGACGCCGTCGCATGGTCATGTGGCGGAAGTGACCAGTTGGTGGATTGGTGCGGCCGTGGGGGTGGCATCCATGCTCGGGTACTTGTAG
- the LOC100285613 gene encoding CASP-like protein 2C1, with product MVAAARVVSGVKAEGLLRGACAALAAAAALLVGLSTQTETVLLVRKKATVKDVQALWVLAMAAASAAGYHLLQLLKCLYLGRRRSGRALAWTCLLLDKACAYATFATTVAAAQACVVALDGAHALQWTKLCNIYTRFCEQVAGSLALGMLAAVGTAVLSAASARNVFRLYYCSSHASPPPRETCAAH from the exons ATGGTGGCCGCGGCGAGGGTGGTGTCGGGGGTGAAGGCGGAGGGTCTGCTGCGGGGCGCGTGCGCGGCGCTGGCCGCGGCGGCCGCGCTGCTGGTGGGGCTCAGCACGCAGACGGAGACGGTGCTGCTCGTCCGGAAGAAGGCCACCGTCAAGGACGTCCAGGCGCTCTG GGTGCTGGCGATGGCGGCCGCGTCGGCGGCGGGCTACCACCTGCTGCAGCTGCTCAAGTGCCTCTACCTCGGCCGCCGCCGCAGCGGCAGGGCTCTGGCCTGGACGTGCCTCCTGCTCGACAAG GCGTGCGCGTACGCGACGTTCGCGACGACGGTGGCGGCGGCGCAGGCGTGCGTGGTGGCGCTGGACGGCGCGCACGCGCTGCAGTGGACCAAGCTCTGCAACATCTACACCCGCTTCTGCGAGCAGGTCGCCGGCAGCCTCGCGCTCGGGATGCTGGCCGCCGTCGGCACCGCCGTCCTCTCCGCCGCCTCCGCGCGCAACGTCTTCCGCCTCTACTACTGCTCGTCGCACgcctcgccgccgccgcgggaGACCTGCGCCGCGCACTAG